GTCTGATTTTCAGCACTGTGGCGGGTGTCTATACTCTTGTCCGTCTtcgggagaaggagaagactATTGACCGTAAGGAAGGGGAGGGTGTTGTTGAGGCCAAGAAAATTGAAAAGTACGGGCTCTTTGTCTATTACCCGAATGAGATATATGGTTGGTATGCTAATGTTTTAATCAGGGAGCGCTCTGCTGCTCGGATACAGCTTCTCTCCGATATTTGTGATTTGGCCACGCCCTTGTCTGCCGTTGGGATCGTTAACCTCGATGACGGCCTCGTCGGTATTGGGGGTACCGTCAGCAGTTTGATCGGTGTTTGGTCCCAGTGGCGCAAAACCGCCGGACCTGTTTGAGCGGTGTGTAGTTGATCCACAATGCAACGGGAGGTTGGTGACCCTCTACTTCGATGATTTTGGGGTCTCGGGCCTAGCTGGTGGCCTGAGAAAGGGAAGAACGAGACGAGGAGATCTTCTTATTGCGCACCCTATATCCTGGTGGCTTTTTCTTGCCTGTGAAcagtcttctttttctcctttttttcaTTCCAGCGAAATGTCTTCACGtcgtttcttttgttttttgtaCATAACACAACATAACAATCGCACTTGGTTTCGGATAGACTTGTGTTCAGTTCACTCTCATCGTTGTCGCCATATCATTGCTATAAACAGATTGATATCCCAAGTCCTGCCTCGGTTTATCCTGATGCCCTCACTACACCACAAACACCCCCAACTCCGATACCTCTTCATGCCTTAAACGGGACAGGTCTAATTCGGTTATTATTCGCTCGCACAAAAGTAAAGAAGAATCTACATACAGCACCGCAAGCGCCACAGCTCTTGCCAGCGCCGTCAGCGGCGGCACCGCACTTGGGGCAGGCAGCGTGTCCGTTCATTATTGATAGTAGATAAAATAGATCTGACAGCGCGTTAGTAACCACCAAGGTCCTCACCATAGATATCAAAGATACAACCCCTGCATACCTTGATCTAAGTAGGTTATTGTTCACGAAATAATCTTTGGAGATGTGggagaagtgaagaaaacCTCGTTGGGCAAAAAAATTGCAGCCTTTTCTACCCCGCCTGACCCGCTAAGAGTCATTTTGCTACAACTTATGATTTGATCGCCCTGGAATGTTACACAGTCTAACACGGCAAAAGGAGTTAATTAAtagagatcttgaagatggAGTCAAATCTGCATGCGTGCATTTGTTTCATGGCTCTAATTATCTAGTGATGTGAGGTAATCCAACAACAGCAAATAGCTGCGTGGTAGATATTTATAGCGCGTGGATCAAAAAATTGAGACCTATGCCCTCGAGAATGCAAAAAGATGGGAGCAAATTCAACATGGAAAAAACGTAGAGAAACGCCTGGAAAACAATCTCATGGTAGAGGTATCGAATCTCCAGCCCCTTGTTATCGATCTGAGCTTCCAACAAAATAGAATTAGACTTGTATCCCTTGTCAAGTAGATGGTCGGCGGCGACGATGGCAAAAGTTACCCTCAAAGCCCTGTCTTCTTGGCCAAGGTACACCTGATAACGACGGATCCAAAGCTAGTTATTTCGCATAGATTCTCTGAAGGGATGTGGGCAAATGAGTGAGCTAGGACACGGTGTCAAGGAAAAATAGCAAGCACCTGTGAAGAATGAgcgaaagatggagatgtgCTCAACAGAGGTCAAGAAAGAGGTCGAAGAAGACCCAAGGCCGCAAGGGCGGTCAACTACTCTTGCACCGCTCTTTCCCCAACAGATCCAGCAGTAAGGTCGATTTCTTACCTCTTTCATTTCCCTCGGAGTCTCCTTCACTTTCGACTTAAACAGCTCATATACATCGTGTTCTCTTTATCTAGGCAGGCCTTGCTCATCTAGATGTCTTCCCTGTTCATCTCCTCAACAGTGTCCGTCTTCCATGAAAGCACAATCAGACTCGCAGCCACCCACCCTACCCTCTTCACGGGCAACCCAAAGGATGATGTGTATTGTATCTCGATATTATACGCTTTCGACGATTGGTTCAAAGGACTGATACGGCAGACGTGGAACCCGCGAAGCTTGTCGAGATATACGGACCATTGTAATCAAGGAAAAGGGACAGTTCCCCATCTCGATGACACATTGAGTTCGATTTTTTATTGATTATTTAAAAGCAACGAATCAGATGCATTATTGGCCATTTCCGTAAACTCCAGGGATGGGACATTTGGGACATCCTCGGTCGGATATCGATGAGCTCTCGCCTATGATTGTGTTACCTCTGCGAGAATGATAGACGAGCTCCTGACAGAAGCGAAGAGTGCTGGCTAATAGAGCGAGAGCACCTCTGAAATTACACACCCAGATAACCCTACCTTCCACGAATATAAAAACCGCAAGCACTAGTGGCGTTGAAGATTTGTTTGCCGAGACGATAGAAAATGTTGTCTACAGGCGGGTCAAAGACATGGCACGGATTGTCCATTAAACGTGCCTCCCAAGAATGGGACAGAAGGTGGAATCCAGATTGGGGTTTGACGAAACTGTATGTGTATACTACAAGCTCGATCAGTCTCAGAAGCGAGCACCGTTGTTTGCAGCAGCGATCCGCTTCTAGAAGAACTCATCAGAGACTATGCGGTCACCTTGTTTAGGCTTCCTATGCCTAACAGAAGGAAACACATCCTATAGGCGGAATTTGTCTGGAGAGCCACAATCCGACCTCGAGAGGAATCGTTTGGCCAATTCGGGCATGTGGAGCAAAACATAACTTGATCTCTCTGCGTCCAGTCATCTTGAATCTCCTGGATTTAAGCTATCTACAACTTCTGCCAAATGATTCCAACAGTGCAAAGGTATGTGCCATAATCCGGATGCCGCTAGGCCCAAAATTCACATTGTGAGGACTCTTCAGTCTCCGTTCCCGAGTCGCATCTAGTATGTCGGATTCCTAGTTTCAAGATAGAGACGGGGGATACCAGCCCGCTTTATAAGTTTCCCAACTCGAATTTCCTTCTCATCAGAAAGGAAATATAGATCATTCCACCCCTAACTCACCTTCAAAATGTCCCAGCCTCTCCCAGCCGTCATCTATGACCTAGACTTTGGGCTCGGCAAGCCGGTCTCCGGGCTCCTCAACCTCGGGTTTGAAGGATAGTAAAGCACATATTATTTCTTGATTTGATAAGATCTATACTATCCCAGAGCAGACCTTTTAATACCCACTAGTGACCCATCTCATCCGAAGCTCATCCAAAGCCTCTTAGCGCATCGTCCGAAACTCCTCTCGGTCAGCGAGATCGTCTTGAAAGACTACAGCTAGTCTTTCTGTGCAATCATCTTGGCTATATATTTTACTTAATTAATTTAAGTCAACCTCTACATCATAACGTCGATACAAACTATAGTTAAGTCAATTTCCTGGTACTTCAAAATCACGAGGGCAGAGACCGGGGGGGTCCCCAGCTCGACCGCCTAAAAAGCATGCCGAAAAGCCCCATGTTGTTGCTAACGCCCTTTTGACCAATGCGTTGCTGCGCAACTTAGAGAGACACCGAAAACGCTACAATGGCGTAGACTATTCCCTTGCATATTGCGAGAGCAGATTCCTCATAAGATGTTATGTGTAGGGCAAGTTATCCTTACAGACGGAAATAGGTCCCTCGACGCGGCGACAGAGTTCATCGGACATTGCATCAATTACAATACAAATCCTTGGGATTTGCTACTACCAGAGGATATTTCATGAACCCGCAAAATGTCACAGTAATACGCTCCTAGCTACACATCTGATTTCTTAAGGCGATGCGACCAGGATTAATAGAGTTTGCGTCTGTTTCTGGAAAAGCTCGAGTCATGGTGGATGGGAGACGACTCCAACATTCAGGGGATTATTAATCAGTGGCAAGTGGAAGGTCAACTCCAAAACCCGAGGGAATTTTATTTTAACAATAATTTGGGATTTGAGGTGGCCCGTGATTTCGTTTTGTCTATAACACAGTTTTTTGCACATCAACATATATTCGGTTCAAGTGGTCTATTCGACAACTTGGTCGACAGCCTTCGTGGTCTAGTTTGGTCATGACGTCGGTCTCATATCCTTTCATATGACATTCTTGGTAACAAGATTGACATCCGAAGGTCTCCAGTTCGATCCTGGACGAGggcatctttttttttggcgccCCGTAGATTTTTCACTAGACGTGAGAATCTACATACAACCACAACAGATCTACCCTGTTGTAGAGTTTGATGATACACTACCAGTACATGCAGTGGTATCTCCCTTTCTAATTCATCATTCCCGACAGTTTCCATTTCCAATGCTAGTAGCTTCGGAAAACCGGACTAGGACGTGGCAACTGTTAATCCACAGTCAAGGCGGACTAGATTGAAATTCAGATTTTCAAATAAAGGATTCGATAAAAATCGCCGCGGCAGATCACGGGTTAAATTCTCTGTGCCTTTTCACTGGAAGCTCCATAAACTATACCCCGCATCCGCCATTCGAGCTAAGATGAGACCACGCGACCATTTCCCCAGATTAAAGCCAAGACGCCAAGAAGTGCGTGTCGACCGAAATATATAGAGGCCACAGCAGTATTGCCCAATGTGACACAAGTCATGGGATTAGAAATGAGACTAGATACCATGATTTACTAGGCTTGTCTCATATGCCAGTTGAACTTCTTCTTGTATCTGAAATAAAATGATAACATCAACAATGACGTGCCAGCCGCTAGAGTCAGTCTCGGGGAAATTAGGAGAACATAGGAGATAAGTTAATCTTTGTCCCCCCTTCAATTCGGCCCAGGCCATTTTCAAACAGCCGGTGCTGGTTGGGCAGATTATTTAGACAGATGAACTCGATAGAACGACAAGGACCATATCATCACGGGTAAATTAGGAAGCTAGGTTTCAGAAATGATTGGCTGTGATTGATATCAAGGACCGAGAAACTACTAGTTACGTGCTAGTCAAGTTGGTGAATATGATCCGGATATTGGACCTAAGGAAGAAAATGCGACGGGTGTGGACGAAAAAGGGCAAAGCAAGATCCCGGAATGCGTGAATAGGTTCAATGATTGGAGATTATAGCTGTGTCTATACAAACTCCGTTTTGCGGAGGAGACAGGGGGAAACCCCTTTCTCCACCAGCCCTTGCTCCAGGGTGTGAAGAAAAAAGCCTCAGATTtgttactccgtacatactCTATAGTTCCAGCTGGCATCCGTGTCACACGCAAGGAAAAACCGAGATGGATCAGCAGGGTGAAATCAGAGATGTCACTTCGCAAGCTGAAACAATTCGCGCAAAAAATGACCGATAGTTTCAGGAAGAATGACTTCGGGTGGAATTCGAcgaaaaaaagaatagaaaaaaaaaaaaaaaaacctcaaGTTCCCGAGGCCGTAGCCGGTTCGGGATCCACCGCTAACGGAGAGAAGGATCTGGGGTTGACTGCATCGCACAGCCACACCTGCAAATTGCACACCCCGAAAGGCGACGGCGATAGCGACCGCTAGAAACTCATACAATTACGGTAGACCGCTCATTTGCGATATTATTTGGGAGTCATTCTTCCAAGTCCGTGGTCTAGGCCATAGATTTCGGCGTTGGGACGTAATATACATGGATTTCTTTCCTAGGGCTTGGACTTGTCGTATGGAGACCCAGGTCCTACTCGGAGCCTGTCATTGATCCTATTGCACAACCACAACGAGCGATTATCGTTGTCCAGCAAAAACCAGTAAAAATAGGGCCTAGGACCCAGCGGCAATAGCTTCTCCCCACCCGACCATCCTAGAAAGTGGATATGCAGGGATCCTGATTGGCCCCCGCCGCCGCGATCGATGGATGCATGTGCATCTTCCTCGGTTGGTTAAACGCCGTTATTTGCTCCTGTATCCTGCTCCCAAACAAATCATTCCGACTTTGCAGCCGAACCTGTTGTCATCCGGGTTCAAAGGGAGATTTTCATTCTCTTTTCCCACCACATATTTGATATCATTTTGGGTTGATGCAAGCCAAAAACAGGAGAGATCTGAAAAGGGTCAAGGGGTTGATCGACAAGCTTATGTCAGCTCCCCGCGATTCTGGGCCAGACTATGACCTTTTTAGAACTACATCGACTTCATGAAGTCATTGTGCGTCATTCCCATTGTCCATGAAAGACATCCTGGATTTTGAGAGAGATTGAGAGAGATGTAACTCATTTCATAAGATCAAAGTCTGATTTTGAGGTGATTGACGAATTTGTAAAGTCAACCTAAGTAGGTGTTTGCCGCAACCGGCAGAGCATCAAAAGAACCTATAAAATGGATTCCACAACTTCTGCGTGTAAACTACTgaaaattttctttttttttcaataagCTATTTTTGATTTTAGACTTCTCCTTTTAATTCCCGCTCTTCGCCTTCTCGGTCATAGAGCCCCCTCGTTCCGAATCAAGTTCGTGTCAATTTGAACCATTCGGGTCAAGTCGGACTACGCGTCCAGGTATTTGCAACCCACAGCGCTTCATCCCATTCCCATCACCAATCGCGTGTCCACTTCAGCTCGGCGTTCAGCCCCGACATCACCCGTGGAACTGTGGAGAAACACTACCGAAAGTGCACGAGAACCTCCTTCATACCAAGACCGATTGTGACTATGGCCTCTGCTGGAAAAGAATATATACCCCTCGACCGCTCCGATTCTCCTGGTCCTCTGGCTTTAGATTTCTCTCAACAACAAATCGCAAAGCAACGAAACAACAACTATCACTCTACTTCACTCAGAACAATGGTGGCCACATCTGTCAATCGCACTGCGCTGCACCCTGCCGGTGTTCAGTATGTTCCCACCTCACTATCTAAACCTCGTCGTTTCTGACTGTTTTCCCTTCAGGCCTAGCAAGGGTCACACCGAGCTTGAGGAGGAGCTTCACGAGACTGCTCACATTGACTACGACCGAGTCTCCATTGTAAGAACTTGCCACTCTTGCCGTTGACATTTGATCACAATGTCGATGCCTCCTTTGGTCTTGCTTCATTGCCTAACATGATTTAGATTGCCAACCCCTCTGTTCCTGCCCTCTACGAGGATGCTCTTGTCTATGAGACTGGTACTGCTGTCACATCAAGCGGTGCTTTGAGCGCATACTCTGGTGCAAAGACTGGCCGTTCCCCCTCCGACAAGCGTATCGTACAAGAAGCTTCCTCAGAAGGCGATATCTGGTGGGGACCCGTCAACAAGCCCATGACACTTGATGTAAGTCGTCAgttttttctttgtttcgtttttttttttcgttatGCGCGATTTACTTGATCTTTCTTTGTCGATTTTGGGGCATACACCCTTGCAGATGGCTCCGGTGAGATCCACTTGGATCCCTTGCATATGCATCGGAAGGTCAAGCTTTTCGGCGCAGGACTTCGTGCAACCCACTAGAATGCCGTCTCTGCCGAAAAATACCTCATTCCCTCTCATCTTGATGCTCTTTCCATCTGCCCGTTTCCTTGCCTTTTTTTGCCCCTCGGCTTTCGGTTGAGGCTCCGCAACCCCTGCCTTTGGCCCGAGACTATCACGTGCATAACGTCAATCATAGGGCTAGTGACTAACAAGCTCCTTATAGGTCTGGCGTATCAACCGTGAGCGTGCTGTCGACTACCTGAACACCCGCAACCGCATCTATGTCATCGATGGCTACGCTGGCTGGGATGAGCGCTACCGCATCAGCGTTCGCGTCGTCTGCGCTCGTGCGTACCACGCCCTCTTCATGCGCAACATGTTGATCCGCCCCAAGCGTGAGGAGCTCGACCACTTCCACCCCGACTATGTCATCTACAACGCTGGCTCTTTCCCTGCCAACCGCTTCACTGAGGGTATGACCTCCGCTACCTCCGTGGCTATCAACTTCGCCGACAAGGAGATGGTTATCCTTGGTACCGAGTACGCAGGTGAGATGAAGAAGGGCGTTTTCACCGTCCTCTACTATGAGATGCCGGTCAAGCACAACGTCCTGACTCTTCACTCCTCTGCCAATGAGGGTGAGAGCGGTGATGTTACCGTCTTCTTCGGTCTGTCCGGTACTGGCAAGACCACCTTGTCCGCCGACCCCAAGCGCAAGCTGATTGGTGATGACGAGCACTGCTGGACCGACACCGGTGTCTTCAACATCGAGGGTGGCTGCTACGCCAAGTGCATCGGTCTCTCCGCCGAGAAGGAGCCCGATATTTTCAACGCCATCCGCTTCGGTTCCGTCCTCGAAAACACTGTTTTCGACCCCGTCTCCCGTGTTGTGGACTACGACGACGCCACCCTTACCGAGAACACCCGTTGCGCCTACCCCATTGAGTACATTGAGAACGCCAAGATTCCCTGCATGACTGACAGCCACCCCACCAACATCATTTTGCTCACCTGTGATGCCCGCGGTGTCCTGCCCCCTATCTCCAAGCTCACTCCGGAGCAGACCATGTTCCACTTCATCTCCGGCTACACCTCCAAGATGGCCGGTACTGAGGAcggtatcaccgagcccCAGGCTACTTTCTCGACTTGCTTCGCTCAGCCCTTCCTGGCTCTCCACCCCATGCGCTACGCCCGCATGTTGGCCGAGAAGATGAAGCAGCACAAGGTCAACGCCTGGCTCCTGAACACTGGCTGGGTTGGTGCTGGTGCCACCACTGGCGGCAAGCGTTGCCCTCTCAAGTACACCCGTGCCATCCTCGACTCCATCCACAGCGGCGAGCTCGCCAAGGCCGAGTACGAGACCTACGCTACCTTCAACCTGCCCGTCCCCACCTCTTGCGCCGGCGTCCCCAGCGAGCTCCTCAACCCCGAGAAGAGCTGGACCGCCTCCACTTCCTTCAAGGATGAGGTCACCAAGCTTGCTGTCCTCTTCAACGAAAACTTCAAGAAGTACTCCGACGAGGCTACTCCCGATGTCATCGCCGCTGCTCCCCAGGTTTAGCGGGTTTGTGCGACGGTTcaagatttctttttttctccttgTTTCTTGTTCTCCCAAACAAGATGAATAAGTCATTTGCATGGCGTGCTGCTTTTTCTTGGCGATGATCTCTGGATCCTCTCGCCGACGTCTGCCGCTTGTATCGGGACGAGCGATGGATATGCTTTGATCTCCCCCCGATTTGGGTGCTTTTCATTAATTTTTTGCCATCAATTTGACTGGCCGACTGGAGTTTTTGTCGTAATATTTAAACG
Above is a window of Penicillium digitatum chromosome 2, complete sequence DNA encoding:
- a CDS encoding Phosphoenolpyruvate carboxykinase AcuF, translated to MVATSVNRTALHPAGVQPSKGHTELEEELHETAHIDYDRVSIIANPSVPALYEDALVYETGTAVTSSGALSAYSGAKTGRSPSDKRIVQEASSEGDIWWGPVNKPMTLDVWRINRERAVDYLNTRNRIYVIDGYAGWDERYRISVRVVCARAYHALFMRNMLIRPKREELDHFHPDYVIYNAGSFPANRFTEGMTSATSVAINFADKEMVILGTEYAGEMKKGVFTVLYYEMPVKHNVLTLHSSANEGESGDVTVFFGLSGTGKTTLSADPKRKLIGDDEHCWTDTGVFNIEGGCYAKCIGLSAEKEPDIFNAIRFGSVLENTVFDPVSRVVDYDDATLTENTRCAYPIEYIENAKIPCMTDSHPTNIILLTCDARGVLPPISKLTPEQTMFHFISGYTSKMAGTEDGITEPQATFSTCFAQPFLALHPMRYARMLAEKMKQHKVNAWLLNTGWVGAGATTGGKRCPLKYTRAILDSIHSGELAKAEYETYATFNLPVPTSCAGVPSELLNPEKSWTASTSFKDEVTKLAVLFNENFKKYSDEATPDVIAAAPQV